In the Mytilus trossulus isolate FHL-02 chromosome 1, PNRI_Mtr1.1.1.hap1, whole genome shotgun sequence genome, one interval contains:
- the LOC134720897 gene encoding beta-1,3-galactosyltransferase 5-like: MLKVVHIKRRNFQTTVVLLLPFILSLGIAFPMFCYLYTNVKSLTLYVKPFLEYDATGGTKVVLERIKTFTPLHKTHTSTQTIIKLKQTMHSRTKPSDKQNQIIRQQKCTGCFSENIALIINNEEICKPSSESIDILIMITSSPQNKLSRDAIRDTWLKHTKMNKGNIRYVFLLGESHMTKELEEENFQTMDIILGGFKDTYNNLTYKTLMSFQWATKHCRNAQFVMKTDDDVYVHIPRLKRVITENSNALQNAVGGSCHRVASPIRDKRSKWYASFESYPEKTYPGYCSGTGYVTSLNVITKIVEISKTVPFFHLEDVYVALCIKKSGLRLHPISGFMLAYDFRNCENNDNKLVTIHQVSVSMLRRIWEISCSSNKV; this comes from the coding sequence ATGCTTAAAGTTGTGCACATAAAGCGGAGAAATTTCCAGACGACAGTTGTACTTCTGCTTCCATTTATTTTATCACTCGGAATTGCATTTCCAATGTTCTGTTACCTTTACACCAACGTCAAATCCTTAACTTTGTATGTAAAACCATTCTTGGAATATGATGCTACAGGTGGCACAAAAGTTGTTCTGGAAAGGATTAAAACTTTTACACCTCTTCACAAAACACACACTAGTactcaaacaattattaaattaaaacaaactatgCATTCTAGAACTAAAccatctgataaacaaaaccAAATTATCAGGCAACAGAAATGTACTGGGTGCTTCTCAGAAAACATTGCTTTAATTATCAATAATGAAGAAATTTGTAAACCTAGTAGCGAGTCTATCGATATACTGATTATGATAACGTCTTCTCCGCAAAATAAGTTGAGCCGAGACGCTATAAGAGATACTTGGTTAAAGcatacaaaaatgaacaaaggAAATATTCGCTACGTATTTCTACTTGGAGAATCGCATATGACTAAAGAATTAGAGGAAGAAAACTTTCAAACAATGGATATTATTTTGGGAGGCTTTAAGGACACATACAATAATCTAACTTATAAAACATTGATGAGTTTTCAATGGGCAACAAAACATTGCAGAAATGCGCAGTTCGTTATGAAAACGGATGATGATGTGTACGTGCATATTCCTAGACTAAAACGAGTAATAACAGAAAATTCGAATGCGTTACAGAACGCCGTTGGAGGAAGTTGTCACCGTGTTGCAAGTCCTATACGAGATAAAAGATCCAAATGGTATGCTTCATTTGAAAGCTATCCAGAAAAAACATACCCGGGTTATTGTTCTGGTACTGGATACGTCACCAGTTTAAACGTTATCACAAAAATAgttgaaatatcaaaaacagTTCCGTTTTTTCATCTGGAAGATGTGTATGTTGCtttgtgtataaaaaaaagtggaTTACGATTACATCCTATAAGCGGTTTTATGCTAGCTTATGATTTTAGAAATTGTGAAAATAACGATAATAAGTTAGTTACTATTCATCAAGTTTCAGTCAGTATGTTGAGACGTATTTGGGAGATATCTTGCAGTTCGAATAAAGTATGA
- the LOC134707352 gene encoding glycoprotein 3-alpha-L-fucosyltransferase A-like — MLQKYFFLISDKDMCVAITAFVFGTLTMWTLKTITNLQTLDFSNIMKQPQNLLTRAFETNFTILFYAKPDWSDYKTFSFDNCSYRNCKFTTDTKQLSTSTAVIFHHDSFSTLPVKASGQIWIFATLESPYHTRVSFKTDKSKMKFNWTMTYRKDAEGFSPYALLKKQIHIPFKNYTSIFLNKTHHIAWVVSDCQSQSKREAYVNELSKYIDVDIYGKCGKPCSFTEDCKVHLSKTYKFYLSFEKSLCKDYLTEKITSMYMNGIDFIPIVRGAPNAKDYLPNNTYIQTSDFKSPQTLAAFLKTIGSDETRYT, encoded by the coding sequence ATGCTTCAAAagtatttctttcttatttcagACAAAGATATGTGCGTGGCTATTACAGCTTTTGTATTTGGAACATTGACGATGTGGACTCTAAAAACAATTACCAACCTTCAAACACTAGACTTTAGTAATATAATGAAACAACCACAAAATTTACTAACGCGTGCTTTTGAAAccaattttacaatattattttatgCAAAACCTGACTGGTCTGattataaaacttttagttTTGATAATTGTAGTTATAGAAATTGTAAATTCACAACAGACACAAAACAACTATCAACAAGCACAGCTGTCATCTTTCATCATGATTCATTCTCAACATTACCTGTTAAGGCAAGTGGTCAAATATGGATATTTGCTACTTTAGAGAGTCCATATCATACTCGTGTAAGTTTTAAGACTGATAAATCGAAGATGAAATTCAACTGGACAATGACGTATCGCAAGGATGCAGAAGGATTCTCTCCGTATGCATTACTGAAGAAGCAAATTCACATTCCTTTTAAGAATTACACTTCTATATTCTTgaacaaaacacatcacattGCTTGGGTCGTGAGTGACTGCCAATCACAATCCAAGCGAGAGGCTTATGTAAACGAATTGTCGAAATATATTGATGTTGATATATATGGAAAATGTGGGAAACCTTGCTCATTTACTGAAGATTGTAAAGTTCATTTgagtaaaacatataaattttatctCTCTTTTGAGAAGTCATTATGCAAGGACTATTTGACAGAAAAAATAACTAGCATGTACATGAATGGTATTGATTTCATTCCAATCGTTCGAGGTGCACCAAATGCAAAGGATTATCTGCCAAACAACACATATATTCAAACGTCTGATTTTAAGTCACCACAAACTCTGGCGGCATTTCTTAAGACGATTGGTAGCGATGAAACACGCTATACTTGA